The following are encoded in a window of Novosphingobium sp. THN1 genomic DNA:
- a CDS encoding phytoene desaturase gives MKRACVIGSGFGGLALAIRLQSGGIQTTVIEARDKPGGRAYHWEKDGFTFDAGPTVVTDPACLQELWALKGHRMSDDVELMPVMPFYRLNWPDGTNFDYSNDETHLRAEIAKLNPADVAGYDEFLQYSAGVFEEGYVKLGSVPFLDFASMLKAAPALARYQAWRSVYSMVSSYVKDERLREAFSFHTLLVGGNPMNTSSIYALIHKLEKDGGVWWAKGGTNKLIQGMLTHFQRLGGEVRMGDPVTHIETLGTRVTGVTTKSGWSAKFDAVASNGDIVHSYRDLMPDNPHAQRRAKSLTKKKFSPSLFVVHFGVEGTWPGIPHHMILFGPRYKGLLDDIYKHGVLPEDFSIYLHHPTVTDPSVAPEGMSTFYALVPVANMGKLPVDWDEIGPVLEKRILDEVGRRLIPDIHSRIVTKFHYAPSDFKTDLSAHLGSAFSLEPLLTQSAWFRAHNRDDAISNMYLVGAGTHPGAGIPGVVGSAKATAKLMLEDLA, from the coding sequence ATGAAGCGCGCTTGCGTAATCGGCTCCGGCTTCGGCGGCCTGGCCCTCGCCATCCGCCTCCAGTCCGGCGGCATCCAGACGACCGTGATCGAAGCGCGCGACAAGCCTGGCGGCCGCGCCTACCACTGGGAGAAGGACGGCTTCACCTTCGACGCCGGCCCCACCGTCGTCACCGATCCCGCCTGCCTGCAGGAACTCTGGGCCCTCAAGGGCCATCGCATGTCCGACGATGTCGAGCTTATGCCGGTCATGCCGTTCTACCGCCTCAACTGGCCCGACGGTACCAACTTCGATTATTCGAACGACGAGACCCATCTCCGCGCCGAGATCGCCAAGCTCAATCCGGCTGACGTCGCGGGCTACGACGAGTTCCTGCAATACTCGGCAGGCGTCTTCGAGGAAGGCTACGTCAAGCTCGGCTCGGTCCCGTTCCTCGATTTCGCCTCGATGCTCAAGGCCGCCCCGGCGCTTGCCCGCTACCAGGCCTGGCGCTCCGTCTATTCGATGGTCTCGTCCTACGTGAAGGACGAACGCCTGCGCGAAGCCTTCAGCTTCCACACGCTGCTCGTCGGCGGCAACCCGATGAACACCAGCTCGATCTACGCCCTGATCCACAAGCTCGAGAAGGACGGCGGCGTGTGGTGGGCCAAGGGCGGCACCAACAAGCTGATCCAAGGCATGCTCACCCATTTCCAGCGCCTCGGCGGCGAAGTGCGCATGGGCGATCCGGTAACCCATATCGAAACGCTTGGCACCCGCGTCACCGGCGTCACGACGAAAAGCGGCTGGTCGGCCAAGTTCGATGCGGTCGCCTCCAACGGCGACATCGTCCATTCCTACCGCGACCTGATGCCTGACAATCCACATGCACAACGTCGCGCAAAGTCTTTGACGAAAAAGAAATTCTCCCCCAGCCTCTTCGTTGTCCACTTCGGTGTCGAAGGCACCTGGCCGGGCATTCCGCACCACATGATTCTGTTCGGCCCGCGCTACAAAGGCCTGCTGGACGATATCTACAAGCACGGCGTCCTGCCCGAAGACTTCTCGATCTATCTCCACCACCCGACCGTGACCGACCCCTCTGTCGCGCCGGAAGGCATGAGCACCTTCTACGCGCTCGTTCCGGTGGCCAACATGGGCAAGCTCCCGGTCGACTGGGACGAGATCGGCCCGGTCCTCGAAAAGCGCATCCTCGATGAAGTTGGCCGTCGCCTCATCCCGGACATCCATTCGCGTATCGTAACGAAGTTCCACTATGCCCCGTCGGACTTCAAGACTGACCTGTCCGCCCACCTCGGCAGCGCCTTCAGCCTCGAACCGCTGCTCACGCAGAGCGCCTGGTTCCGCGCGCACAACCGTGACGATGCCATTTCGAACATGTATCTGGTCGGCGCGGGAACCCATCCGGGCGCCGGGATTCCCGGAGTAGTCGGTTCGGCCAAGGCCACCGCCAAACTGATGCTGGAGGATCTTGCTTGA
- the crtY gene encoding lycopene beta-cyclase CrtY, translated as MSVRHCDIAILGGGLAGGLVALALRQARPELDLVLVEQGETIGGNHVWSFFGTDVNKAGRELLDGMVVAAWPEYTVHFPRYERRLKTSYYSISSHRFDKVVRQRLGEASIMTGVRALACSATNATLSDGTRLEAKGVIDARGLRNVTDLTGGWQKFVGRRFRLSAPHGLEAPIVKDATVEQIDGYRFVYSLPFAADEIFVEDTYYSDGPALDADAIRARIDAYVAAKGWHVAEVLEEEQGVLPVVAGGNFDAFWRASGGPVARAGVRAGLFQAVTSYSLPDAVKYALALARQQDLSGEALAQFSEYWAREHWAQSAYLRQLSALLFAGAEPDKRYRVLERFYSLRHGLIERFYAGKTTVFDKARILAGKPPLPILNAIGVLTGLGARPKPLTLAGTPR; from the coding sequence ATGAGCGTGCGACACTGCGACATCGCGATCCTCGGCGGAGGGCTGGCTGGCGGCCTCGTCGCTCTGGCCCTGCGCCAGGCCCGCCCCGAACTCGATCTCGTCCTCGTCGAACAGGGCGAAACGATCGGTGGCAACCACGTGTGGTCGTTCTTCGGGACCGACGTGAACAAGGCCGGACGCGAACTGCTCGACGGCATGGTCGTTGCCGCCTGGCCTGAATACACCGTGCACTTCCCGCGCTACGAACGTCGCCTCAAGACCAGCTACTACTCGATCAGCTCCCACCGCTTCGACAAGGTCGTCCGCCAGCGCCTTGGCGAGGCATCGATCATGACCGGGGTCCGCGCTCTGGCCTGCAGCGCCACCAACGCCACCCTGTCCGACGGCACCCGGCTCGAGGCAAAAGGCGTGATCGACGCACGCGGCCTGCGTAACGTAACGGACCTTACCGGCGGCTGGCAGAAGTTCGTCGGCCGCCGCTTCCGCCTTTCGGCCCCCCACGGCCTCGAAGCCCCCATCGTCAAGGACGCCACGGTCGAACAGATCGACGGCTACCGCTTCGTCTATTCTCTCCCCTTCGCGGCTGACGAGATCTTCGTCGAGGACACCTACTATTCCGATGGTCCCGCCCTCGATGCCGATGCCATCCGCGCCCGCATCGACGCTTATGTTGCCGCCAAAGGCTGGCATGTCGCCGAAGTGCTGGAAGAGGAACAGGGCGTTCTCCCCGTCGTCGCCGGCGGCAATTTCGATGCGTTCTGGCGCGCAAGCGGCGGCCCCGTCGCCCGTGCCGGTGTGCGCGCCGGGCTGTTCCAGGCCGTGACCAGCTACTCGCTGCCTGATGCGGTGAAATACGCCCTCGCCCTCGCCCGTCAGCAGGACCTGTCCGGCGAAGCTCTCGCCCAGTTCAGCGAATACTGGGCGCGCGAACACTGGGCGCAATCCGCCTACCTGCGCCAGCTCTCGGCCCTGCTCTTTGCGGGCGCCGAGCCGGACAAGCGCTACCGCGTCCTCGAACGCTTCTACAGCCTGCGCCACGGATTGATCGAGCGTTTCTACGCCGGCAAGACCACCGTGTTCGACAAGGCCCGTATCCTCGCGGGCAAGCCGCCGCTGCCGATCTTGAACGCCATCGGCGTGCTCACCGGCCTCGGCGCGCGGCCCAAGCCTCTTACCCTTGCAGGAACCCCACGATGA
- a CDS encoding DUF2585 domain-containing protein gives MARMVSLRPGRAGWIAAAGVALGIVIILLGMARPPICPCGTIRLWQGVVESAENSQQISDWYSFSHVIHGFLFYGGAHLLWRKAGLTAISPHWALGLAVLVEGSWEILENSPIIIDRYRAVTISYGYSGDSVLNSFCDMGFMALGFVFASRMPALVTAAVAVAFELFTLAMIRDNLTLNVLMLAWPVEAVREWQAAG, from the coding sequence ATGGCGAGGATGGTTTCATTGCGGCCCGGCAGGGCGGGGTGGATTGCGGCTGCAGGCGTCGCGCTGGGGATCGTCATCATCCTGCTTGGCATGGCGCGGCCACCGATCTGCCCGTGCGGAACGATCCGACTGTGGCAGGGCGTGGTGGAATCGGCGGAGAACAGCCAGCAGATTTCGGACTGGTACAGTTTCAGCCACGTGATCCACGGCTTCCTGTTCTATGGCGGAGCGCACCTTCTATGGCGCAAGGCCGGGCTGACGGCGATTTCTCCGCACTGGGCGCTGGGCCTGGCGGTGCTGGTCGAGGGTTCGTGGGAGATCCTCGAGAATTCGCCGATCATCATCGACCGCTATCGTGCCGTGACGATCTCGTACGGCTATTCGGGTGACAGCGTGCTCAATTCCTTTTGCGACATGGGCTTCATGGCACTGGGCTTCGTCTTTGCCAGTCGCATGCCGGCGTTGGTGACGGCGGCAGTGGCCGTGGCGTTCGAACTGTTCACGCTGGCGATGATCCGCGACAACCTGACGCTCAACGTGCTGATGCTGGCCTGGCCGGTAGAGGCGGTGAGGGAGTGGCAGGCGGCGGGCTGA
- a CDS encoding NAD(P)/FAD-dependent oxidoreductase, with amino-acid sequence MSEHAASGGDFDVLIVGAGISGIGSAWHLQEQCPGKTYAVIESKDTFGGTWETHKYPGVRSDSDLYTFGYRFKPWVGAPIASAQAILDYMGEVIEEGGIDQHIRYGHTITSAKWDSASNRWTLEARTKGGETAIFTANFLWMCQGYYDHQVPYIPKEWQGVSDFKGLFVHAQLWDPATDWEGKRVLVIGSGATAATVVPAFAEKAQVTMLQRSPTYFYCHPNQNELADRLRQIGIDEPTIHRVVRAQIMHDQALMDKRCVEEPDVVFEELKMAARAYAGEDFAFEPHFTPKYRPWQQRLAFCPDGDLFRAASEGKVKVVTDTIDRFTETGVLTKGGELLEADIIVACTGFHLKVLGDIPFEVDGKAVNWGDTVTYRGMMFTGVPNMVWVFGYFRASWTLRVDMLGDFVCRLINHMDEKGVRKVEVAFRDEDAGMDVLPWIEEDNFNPGYLMRDMDKLPRRGGNEVWRHNQSYWLEREAIPAIDLDGQEFVYDGVRRDAPLAEAAE; translated from the coding sequence ATGAGCGAGCACGCAGCATCGGGCGGCGACTTCGACGTATTGATCGTGGGCGCAGGCATTTCCGGCATCGGTTCGGCCTGGCATCTGCAGGAGCAGTGCCCCGGCAAGACCTATGCGGTCATCGAGAGCAAGGACACTTTTGGCGGGACGTGGGAAACCCACAAGTACCCCGGCGTCCGTTCGGACTCTGATCTTTACACTTTCGGCTATCGCTTCAAGCCCTGGGTCGGCGCGCCGATTGCCAGCGCGCAGGCGATCCTCGACTACATGGGCGAGGTGATCGAGGAAGGCGGCATCGACCAGCACATCCGCTATGGCCACACGATCACCAGTGCCAAGTGGGACAGTGCGAGCAACCGGTGGACGCTGGAGGCTCGGACCAAGGGCGGCGAAACGGCGATCTTCACCGCTAACTTCCTGTGGATGTGCCAAGGCTACTATGATCATCAGGTTCCCTACATTCCCAAGGAGTGGCAGGGCGTTTCCGACTTCAAGGGTCTGTTCGTCCACGCCCAGCTGTGGGACCCGGCGACCGACTGGGAAGGCAAGCGCGTCCTGGTGATCGGATCGGGCGCGACGGCGGCGACCGTAGTTCCCGCCTTTGCCGAAAAGGCGCAGGTGACGATGCTGCAGCGCTCGCCCACCTATTTCTATTGCCATCCGAACCAGAACGAATTGGCCGACCGCTTGCGCCAGATCGGCATCGACGAGCCGACAATCCACCGCGTGGTGCGTGCGCAGATCATGCATGACCAGGCGCTGATGGACAAACGCTGCGTCGAGGAACCCGACGTGGTGTTCGAGGAACTGAAGATGGCGGCGCGCGCCTATGCCGGCGAGGACTTTGCGTTCGAGCCGCACTTCACGCCGAAGTACCGGCCGTGGCAGCAGCGGCTGGCGTTCTGCCCGGATGGCGACCTGTTCCGGGCGGCGTCGGAGGGCAAGGTCAAGGTCGTGACCGACACTATCGATCGATTTACCGAGACTGGCGTGCTGACAAAGGGTGGCGAGCTGCTGGAGGCGGACATCATCGTTGCCTGCACCGGATTCCACCTGAAGGTTCTGGGTGACATACCGTTCGAGGTGGATGGCAAGGCCGTGAACTGGGGCGATACCGTAACCTATCGCGGCATGATGTTCACAGGCGTGCCCAACATGGTCTGGGTCTTCGGCTATTTCCGCGCGAGCTGGACGCTGCGCGTGGACATGCTGGGCGATTTCGTTTGCCGCCTGATCAACCACATGGACGAAAAAGGCGTGCGCAAGGTGGAAGTTGCTTTCCGCGACGAGGATGCCGGCATGGACGTGCTGCCGTGGATCGAGGAGGACAACTTCAATCCGGGCTACCTGATGCGCGACATGGACAAGCTGCCGCGGCGCGGCGGTAATGAAGTATGGCGTCACAACCAGAGCTACTGGCTGGAGCGCGAGGCCATTCCAGCGATCGATCTGGACGGGCAGGAGTTCGTCTACGATGGGGTGCGGCGGGATGCGCCTTTGGCGGAAGCGGCGGAGTAG
- a CDS encoding NAD(P)/FAD-dependent oxidoreductase: MAQTGTVAPPHVAPDVALNVAARQRTGRLPRVCIIGAGCSGFTTAKRLQDNGIPFVVYEASDDIGGNWYFNNPNGMSACYQSLHIDTSKWRLAFEDYPVPAEWPDYPHHAQLLQYFHDYVGHFGLRPHIRFKTRVEKATRRSGGGWEIRLSTGETEHFDALVVANGHHWAARIPDYPGQFSGPQIHSHGYRSPFDPVDCVGKRVLVVGMGNSAMDIASELSQRPIASRLFVSTRRGVWVLPKYYRGQPLDKNPAPSWMPKRLRNWLATRMIKKLVGRMSQYGLPEPEIGPFESHGTVSGEFLLRAGSGDLTMKPGIERLDGDSVIFTDGTREQVDVIIWATGYDIRFPFFDDPELSADAENRPPPLFKRIMKPEVPDLFYVGLAQPLPTLVNFAEQQSKLVAAYLAGDYAPPTPAEMHRVIASDESYHTGQYYASRRHTIQLDFDHYVRNLKKELEAGAKRANALGNTLPVPPRQAEPD; encoded by the coding sequence ATGGCCCAGACTGGAACGGTCGCACCACCGCATGTCGCGCCTGACGTCGCGCTCAACGTCGCCGCGCGTCAGCGGACGGGCCGGCTCCCGCGCGTATGCATCATCGGCGCAGGCTGCTCCGGTTTCACCACCGCCAAGCGCCTGCAGGACAATGGCATTCCCTTCGTCGTCTACGAAGCGTCCGATGACATCGGCGGAAACTGGTACTTCAACAATCCCAACGGCATGTCGGCCTGCTACCAGAGCCTGCACATCGACACGTCGAAATGGCGGCTGGCGTTCGAGGATTACCCGGTCCCGGCGGAATGGCCAGACTATCCCCACCACGCCCAGCTTCTCCAATATTTCCATGACTATGTCGGTCACTTCGGTCTGCGCCCGCACATCCGGTTCAAGACCCGCGTGGAAAAGGCGACACGGCGTTCCGGAGGCGGTTGGGAGATCCGCCTGTCCACCGGCGAGACCGAGCACTTCGATGCGCTGGTCGTCGCCAACGGCCATCACTGGGCCGCGCGCATTCCCGATTATCCCGGACAATTCTCCGGCCCCCAGATCCACAGCCACGGCTATCGCAGTCCTTTCGATCCGGTCGACTGCGTCGGCAAGCGCGTGCTCGTTGTCGGAATGGGCAACAGCGCGATGGACATCGCCTCTGAACTGTCGCAGCGCCCGATCGCCTCGCGCCTGTTCGTCTCCACCCGGCGCGGGGTCTGGGTCCTGCCGAAATACTACCGCGGCCAGCCGCTCGACAAGAACCCGGCACCGTCGTGGATGCCCAAGCGGCTGCGCAACTGGCTGGCCACTCGCATGATCAAGAAACTGGTCGGCCGGATGAGCCAGTACGGCCTGCCAGAACCCGAAATCGGCCCCTTCGAAAGCCACGGGACCGTCTCCGGCGAGTTCCTGCTTCGTGCCGGCTCAGGCGACCTGACCATGAAGCCCGGCATCGAGAGGCTCGACGGGGACAGCGTCATATTCACCGACGGAACGCGCGAACAGGTTGACGTGATCATCTGGGCCACCGGCTATGACATCCGCTTCCCTTTTTTCGACGATCCCGAGCTTTCCGCCGATGCTGAAAATCGCCCGCCCCCCTTGTTCAAGCGCATCATGAAGCCCGAAGTGCCCGACTTGTTCTACGTCGGCCTGGCCCAGCCCTTGCCGACGCTGGTCAATTTCGCCGAGCAACAGTCAAAGCTCGTCGCAGCCTATCTTGCGGGTGACTATGCTCCGCCCACGCCTGCCGAAATGCACCGCGTCATCGCCAGCGACGAATCCTACCACACCGGCCAGTATTACGCGTCGCGCCGGCATACGATCCAGCTGGATTTCGACCACTACGTCCGCAACCTCAAGAAGGAACTCGAGGCTGGCGCGAAGCGCGCAAATGCGTTGGGGAACACCTTGCCGGTCCCGCCTCGACAAGCAGAACCGGACTGA
- a CDS encoding PepSY domain-containing protein has protein sequence MATTAQHAIPSPRRLALPGRAFWVVVHRWAGLTLALFLAVAGLTGSLLPWIEELEAATAPELHNSRWTGTPDPLRVREDVLARYPGAALDFLPLSVEPGKALRLHLHWLDPKTGLEREHGPGVPEWDDLFLNPVTGQEQGRREWGNIAQGQKNLMPFLYRLHYSLALGTIGTLAFGIAALIWTLDCFVGFYLTLPPRAPKPARAPFLERWRPSWRIRWKSTPYKLNFDLHRAGGLWLWPLLLVFAWSSVSFNLPQVHVPVMQALGAQDARLVLLENTLPAPRNAPALDFRAATARGKALAEEVAYKQGLVPLEEGETWIWHVPTSGMYVYGFTTAADIGHHGGGTRVAYDSNTGELKAVDWPSGVNGTNTFSNWLTALHMAQVFGLPYRVFVSLLGLMVTMLSVTGVVIWLRKRSARAGRPIRQRNT, from the coding sequence ATGGCCACCACCGCGCAGCACGCCATTCCCTCGCCCCGGCGCCTCGCGCTGCCGGGGCGCGCATTCTGGGTCGTGGTCCACCGCTGGGCGGGCCTGACCCTCGCACTCTTTCTGGCGGTCGCAGGCCTGACTGGCTCGCTCCTGCCATGGATCGAGGAACTGGAAGCCGCTACGGCGCCGGAACTGCACAATTCCCGCTGGACCGGCACGCCCGACCCCCTGCGCGTGCGCGAGGACGTGCTTGCCCGCTACCCCGGTGCCGCGCTCGATTTCCTGCCGCTGTCGGTCGAACCCGGCAAGGCGCTGCGCCTGCACCTTCACTGGCTCGATCCGAAGACCGGGCTTGAGCGCGAGCATGGCCCCGGCGTGCCCGAATGGGACGATCTGTTCCTCAATCCCGTGACCGGGCAGGAGCAAGGCCGCCGCGAATGGGGCAACATTGCACAAGGGCAGAAAAACCTGATGCCCTTCCTCTATCGCCTCCACTATTCGCTCGCACTCGGCACCATCGGCACGCTCGCTTTCGGGATCGCCGCGCTGATCTGGACGCTGGATTGCTTCGTCGGCTTCTACCTCACCCTGCCACCCAGAGCGCCGAAGCCCGCCCGCGCGCCGTTCCTCGAACGCTGGCGCCCGAGCTGGCGCATCCGCTGGAAGTCCACGCCCTACAAGCTCAACTTCGATCTGCACCGCGCCGGAGGCCTCTGGCTCTGGCCGCTTCTGCTGGTCTTTGCCTGGTCGAGCGTGTCGTTCAACCTGCCGCAGGTCCATGTGCCGGTGATGCAGGCACTGGGCGCGCAGGACGCCCGCCTTGTGCTGCTCGAAAACACCCTGCCCGCCCCGCGCAATGCCCCTGCCCTCGATTTCCGCGCCGCCACCGCCCGCGGCAAGGCGCTCGCCGAAGAGGTCGCCTACAAGCAGGGCCTCGTTCCTTTGGAGGAAGGCGAAACCTGGATCTGGCACGTGCCCACCAGCGGGATGTACGTTTACGGCTTCACCACCGCGGCCGACATCGGCCACCACGGTGGCGGCACCCGCGTTGCGTACGACAGCAATACCGGCGAACTCAAGGCGGTCGACTGGCCCAGCGGCGTCAACGGCACCAACACCTTCAGCAACTGGCTGACGGCGCTGCACATGGCCCAGGTCTTCGGCCTGCCCTACCGCGTGTTCGTCAGCCTGCTCGGCCTGATGGTAACGATGCTTTCCGTGACCGGCGTGGTCATCTGGCTCAGGAAGCGCTCCGCCCGCGCGGGCCGTCCGATCCGCCAACGCAATACTTGA
- a CDS encoding TonB-dependent siderophore receptor, which translates to MWDSIEVVRGANALLSGVGNPSGTINYRRRHYTGQRRVTGELTAASWNRVRGEVDIEMPLTSDGNWGVRLVGAAQNADSYLRDYRSNRTALQAVVDGRVAENLALSFGYARQQGTSRGVLWGALPLLDSEGNQLDWDFSTSTTQDWTYWKSKDQTAFAEATWSFAPGWSVKTHLTRRINDEPSRLFYVYGTPDAQTGLGLMGNPGGYLSTARGWIWDNRLDGSFKLFGRDHKLTLGIQRTAAKFGYLTYPVPGTDPAWGALPPLQSGWDGSEVPLPAFGAPVESARISDKQWRIRAATDLDLTDRLSLILGANYIDVQTTGFTFGVSAARSESAISPFLGATFKVLPGVNLYASYSDIFNPQKELGTNLKPVGSAKGKSWEAGLKGETANKALFGSLALFRSEQSNLAESSGYDANLGQTLYTGIFVRSQGVEAEVGGRIAPGLTVQGGITHLSLEGRNGDPVRTYVPRTTANLLLRWEPVEKVQLGAAMRWQDAIHSTNALGTIRQDDYATLQLQAGYKLNDGVSFNLNVANVTNHKHLASLYWDQSFNAAPRSVTGSVRMTF; encoded by the coding sequence ATGTGGGATTCGATCGAGGTCGTGAGAGGCGCAAACGCCCTTCTTTCGGGCGTCGGCAATCCCTCCGGCACGATCAACTACCGCCGCCGCCATTACACCGGGCAGCGCCGCGTAACCGGCGAATTGACCGCCGCCTCGTGGAACCGGGTCCGCGGCGAAGTCGACATCGAAATGCCGCTGACCTCTGACGGCAACTGGGGCGTCCGCCTTGTCGGCGCGGCGCAGAACGCGGATTCCTATCTGCGCGATTACCGCTCGAACCGCACCGCGCTGCAGGCGGTGGTCGATGGCCGCGTTGCCGAAAATCTCGCACTGTCATTTGGTTACGCCCGCCAGCAGGGCACCTCGCGCGGGGTGCTGTGGGGCGCGCTTCCTCTGCTCGACAGCGAAGGCAACCAGCTCGACTGGGATTTCTCCACCTCCACCACGCAGGACTGGACCTATTGGAAGAGCAAGGACCAGACCGCATTCGCCGAGGCCACGTGGTCCTTCGCTCCCGGCTGGAGCGTCAAGACCCACCTCACCCGCCGCATCAATGACGAACCATCACGCCTGTTCTACGTCTACGGCACACCCGATGCACAAACCGGCCTCGGCCTCATGGGCAATCCCGGCGGCTACCTGTCCACCGCTCGCGGCTGGATCTGGGACAATCGCCTCGATGGCAGCTTCAAGCTCTTCGGCCGGGACCACAAGCTGACCCTGGGCATCCAGCGCACCGCAGCGAAGTTCGGTTACCTGACCTACCCCGTCCCCGGCACCGATCCGGCCTGGGGCGCCTTGCCACCGCTGCAATCAGGCTGGGACGGCAGCGAAGTTCCGCTGCCCGCCTTCGGGGCCCCCGTCGAAAGCGCCCGCATCTCGGACAAGCAATGGCGCATCCGTGCCGCCACCGATCTCGATCTGACCGACCGCCTCAGCCTGATCCTTGGCGCCAACTACATCGACGTGCAGACCACCGGCTTCACATTCGGCGTCAGCGCCGCCCGCAGCGAGAGCGCAATCAGCCCCTTCCTCGGCGCAACATTCAAGGTGCTGCCCGGCGTCAACCTCTACGCCAGCTATTCCGACATCTTCAATCCGCAGAAGGAACTCGGCACAAACCTCAAGCCGGTCGGCTCGGCCAAGGGCAAGAGCTGGGAAGCCGGCCTGAAGGGGGAAACCGCAAACAAGGCACTGTTCGGTTCGCTCGCGCTGTTCCGCTCCGAACAGTCGAACCTTGCCGAATCCTCAGGCTACGACGCCAATCTCGGCCAGACCCTCTACACCGGCATCTTCGTGCGCAGCCAGGGCGTCGAGGCGGAAGTGGGCGGCCGCATCGCTCCCGGCCTGACCGTGCAGGGCGGCATCACCCACCTCTCGCTCGAAGGGCGCAATGGCGATCCCGTCCGCACCTATGTGCCGCGCACCACCGCCAACCTGCTGCTCCGCTGGGAGCCGGTCGAGAAGGTCCAGCTTGGCGCGGCCATGCGCTGGCAGGACGCGATCCATTCAACCAACGCCCTCGGCACGATCCGTCAGGACGACTACGCCACCTTGCAACTGCAGGCAGGATACAAGCTCAATGACGGTGTCAGCTTCAACCTCAACGTCGCCAATGTGACCAATCACAAGCATCTTGCCAGCCTGTACTGGGACCAGTCGTTCAACGCAGCCCCGCGCAGCGTCACCGGTTCGGTCAGGATGACCTTCTGA
- a CDS encoding TonB-dependent receptor plug domain-containing protein, with the protein MSHRLHFLSATSLAALVLGGHPACADEAEDNQNRITVIGEKAEGVASGATGLPLAIIDTPQSVTVIDRTLLDDFAFDEVNDVLRYVTGVNVDEAETDRTYYNARGFDITEAMVDGIQLPNIWGPPSVRSIP; encoded by the coding sequence GTGTCGCATCGCTTGCATTTTCTTTCCGCCACATCCCTTGCCGCGCTGGTCCTTGGCGGGCACCCCGCCTGTGCCGATGAGGCCGAAGACAACCAGAATCGCATCACCGTGATCGGTGAAAAGGCCGAAGGCGTGGCAAGCGGCGCAACGGGCCTCCCCCTCGCCATCATCGATACGCCCCAATCGGTGACCGTCATCGACCGCACCCTGCTCGATGACTTCGCCTTTGATGAGGTCAACGATGTCCTGCGCTATGTCACCGGCGTAAACGTGGACGAGGCCGAGACGGACCGCACTTATTACAACGCCCGCGGCTTCGACATCACCGAAGCCATGGTGGACGGTATCCAGTTGCCCAACATCTGGGGCCCTCCATCGGTTCGCTCGATACCCTGA